A part of Pectobacterium cacticida genomic DNA contains:
- the codB gene encoding cytosine permease, with protein sequence MSEQGEFPLSEAPKEGRKGLLSISMVLFSFTFFTGTMFAGGKIGVAFTIVDMLWVAVIGNLLLAIYAASLALIAARSGLNSVLMGRFCFGEIGSRLSDFLLGFAELGWYAWGTATLSISLVKLLDLPDGVTLPLMVLFGLGFSITALIGYKGLDVLSRVSVPLMFVLLIVSMWIATHDIGGWQGLKAIEPSQTMTFSAAITMVFGTFASGATQATNWTRLARSGRIAVSASFLSFLGGNGLMIIAGAYCAIVYKQADIVGVMMLQGLSIAAVIMLCLNLWTIQGPTIYNVSAAACHLLRSKRRRTLTLIGAVTGIVLAIGGMYEMLIPFLILLGSIIPPIGGVIMADYWFRYRGAYPAIQHTALPRFNTIGLGAYAIGALLAYFSPWIAPLVGIAASAASYVVLYEIAKRMRPNVAVQGE encoded by the coding sequence ATGTCAGAGCAAGGTGAGTTCCCACTCAGTGAAGCTCCCAAAGAGGGGCGCAAAGGATTACTGTCTATCTCCATGGTTTTATTCAGCTTTACCTTTTTTACCGGTACGATGTTTGCTGGCGGGAAGATCGGCGTTGCATTTACCATCGTCGATATGCTGTGGGTGGCGGTTATAGGCAACCTGTTATTGGCGATCTATGCCGCGTCACTCGCGCTAATTGCCGCGCGTAGCGGTCTAAACTCGGTACTAATGGGGCGCTTTTGCTTTGGTGAAATAGGTAGCCGTCTCTCGGATTTTCTGCTGGGTTTTGCCGAGCTAGGTTGGTATGCATGGGGCACCGCAACGCTTTCCATCTCGCTGGTCAAACTACTGGACTTACCCGACGGTGTCACCCTCCCGCTGATGGTTCTATTCGGGCTGGGCTTTTCCATCACGGCGTTGATCGGCTACAAAGGCCTGGATGTGTTGTCCCGCGTCTCCGTCCCGCTGATGTTCGTTTTACTCATTGTGTCAATGTGGATTGCCACGCATGACATCGGCGGTTGGCAGGGGCTAAAGGCCATTGAACCGTCGCAAACCATGACCTTCTCCGCCGCGATTACCATGGTGTTCGGCACATTCGCCAGCGGCGCAACGCAGGCCACGAACTGGACGCGTTTAGCGCGCAGCGGCCGCATCGCCGTTTCCGCCAGTTTCCTGAGCTTTCTTGGCGGCAATGGGTTGATGATCATAGCGGGCGCCTATTGCGCGATCGTTTACAAGCAGGCGGACATCGTCGGCGTCATGATGCTGCAAGGATTATCGATTGCCGCCGTGATTATGCTGTGCCTCAACCTGTGGACGATCCAGGGGCCAACCATTTACAACGTCTCCGCTGCCGCTTGTCATTTACTGCGTAGCAAACGGCGCCGTACATTAACATTGATAGGCGCGGTGACGGGGATCGTATTGGCCATCGGCGGCATGTATGAAATGCTGATCCCCTTTCTGATCTTGCTCGGTTCCATTATTCCGCCAATTGGCGGGGTGATCATGGCCGATTACTGGTTCCGCTATCGCGGCGCGTATCCGGCGATACAGCACACCGCCCTACCCCGATTTAATACCATAGGCCTCGGCGCCTATGCCATCGGCGCGCTACTGGCCTACTTTTCACCTTGGATTGCTCCATTGGTTGGGATCGCCGCTTCAGCGGCAAGCTATGTCGTGCTCTATGAGATCGCTAAACGCATGCGACCCAATGTCGCCGTTCAGGGAGAGTAA